The region AGTTCTCATCGTTGATGACTCTGCTGTGATTCGTAAGCTGCTTGAGAAGATTTTCTCTTCTGCCCCAGATATCGAAGTCGTTGGTACAGCTTCAGATCCCTATATTGCCCGTGATAAACTCGTGCAACTGAAACCGGACGTGATGACTCTAGACGTGGAGATGCCACGTATGGACGGCATTAGCTTTCTTGAAAAAGTCATGCAGCACTTTCCGACCAGAACGATCATTTTTTCAAGCTTAGCGAAAACAGGTTCTGAAACTTACCTGCGTGCTTTGGAAGCCGGCGCTATCGAAATTATGGAAAAACCGTCTATTGACGTTTCTCAAACTTTAGAAATCTTGGGCCGTGAAATCGTGGAAAAAGTGCGCGTTGTTGCACGTGCCCGCATCCAGGTAAGGACGAAAGTGAATACTCCAAGCACTCCTATTGCAAAAGCGGATCGTACCTCACTTGCACGTACAACCCATCAAATGATTGCTATCGCCTCCAGTACTGGCGGTACTGAAGCATTGAAGGTTTTCCTTTCCGGAATGCCAGCAAACATTCCTGGTACAGTCGTGGTTCAACACATGCCTCCTGGTTTCACAAAATCATTTGCTGATAACTTGAATGCGATGTTCCCGTTTGAAGTGAAAGAAGCCCAAGAAGGCGATCAGGTCGTACCAGGTCGCGTGTTGATTGCGCCGGGGAACTTTCATATGGAAATCACTCGTAGTGGTGCCTTTTATTACGTGAAGCTTCACCAAAATCCTCCTATGCATAGCGTGCGCCCAGCTGCTGACTATTTGATGAAGTCAGTTGCGAAATACGCAGGTAAAAATGCGATGGGTGTGGTGCTGACGGGTATGGGTAAGGATGGAGCCGAAGGCCTTTTAGAAATGAAAAATGCCGGTGCCTATACCATTGCTCAAAATGAAGAGACATGTGTTGTCTATGGGATGCCAGCCGCGGCGGTTGCCTTAGGGGCGGCTGACAAAGTGATGGCTCTTGATAAGATCGCCGGGGAGCTTTTAAAGCAGCTCGATATCAGAGACGCCGCTTAGTAAATTACATATTATTTATGAAACGTGTAAAACGGGGAAAGATAAGACTTTCCCTGTTTTATTTGCTGGGCCTGTGGAATATTGCTTTGAACTCGTGCGTATATGAAAAAAAACGAACTGCTTGAACTAGAAATTCGTAAAGTCGACCTGCTGTTGGGGCAAAGTTTTACTGCCATGGTGGCTGTGCTGACCACCGCTTATTTCTATACCTATATCGCTTGGGAAACTGTTCCCCACAAATTCATCATCATCTGGTTTTTGATCATCAATATCTATGCTGCTTTAAGTTTGGGTATCGTTCCTTTTTGGAAGGAAGCCAAACTGGGCATTCAAAAAGTTGAACAACTGAATATCTGGAAAAGAGCCAAGTATTGCTTGTTGCTGGTTTCGGGAATGAGTTGGGGAGCCATGGGTTTTATGGCGCCTTGGACGGGACCCACGGTGCAGAATCTAACGGCGTTATTGATTGCCGTGATGACTGCTGGTGGGATGATTCTTTATGTCTCCAACCGTGTTGCCATGCTATGCGTGGTAGGACCGACTATTTTGGGTTGGGCCTTGGGATATTTAGTATCTGGGCAGCCGCATGGTTATTTAGTCAGCGGAGTGATGCTGATTTATCTGGGCTTAGTTGTGGTGTTAGGAAGATCTTTGAATCGTTCCATCATGACTTTGTTCTCTGTTGATAAAATTTTGATGCGATCGGAAGAGCGCGTTCGCATGGCGATGGATTCGTCTGAAGCGATGACCTGGGATTGGGATATTCAGGAAGACCAGATTTACCGTAAAGGCAACTTGTCCTTGTTACCTGAACAGTCCTTGCTGAAAGAAATTTTGCGCTCGAACTTCCATGAGAACCGTGAATTGGATTTTGAATTCCTCTTGGCCAGTGAAAATGGTGGAGCCCGCTCTTTAGCGTTTCGTGGAAAGATCGAACGCGATGATGCGGGCCAAGTGACTCGAGCAACGGGAATCGTTTGGGACGTCACAATCAAACGTAACCAAGACTTTTTACGTCGCGAGCGTGATCTGCACGAAGCTGCGAATGATGCAAAATCGGTCTTACTTGCCAACGCCAGCCACGAGATTCGGACTCCCTTAGCTGCCATCCTGGGATTTTCCGAAGCTTTGCTGGCCAACCCAAATTTAGACCCATCCGCTTATAAAGATATTCACTCTATTCAGCGTCAGGGCAAGTTTATGACATCCCTGGTGAATGACCTCTTGGATTTGTCTAAAATTGAAAGCAAAAAACTTTTCTTGCAGAAAACTCCGATGAGTCCGGTGCAGGAAATCGAAGATTCCGTTTCGGTGATTCGCACTGTGGTGGATAAACGCCATCGGCTGACTTTAAAATTTACCACGTTAGTGCCGGATGAAATTCAAATGGATTCGGTTCGCTTTCGTCAGGTTTTGATCAATCTGTTATCGAACGCTGTGAAGTTCACTCCCCAGGGAGAGATTCAGGTTCTGGTGTCGTTTGGTATGGATACCGCGAATCAGGGGACGTTGCGTATACGCGTAGCGGACTCTGGTATTGGAATGAATGTGCAAACTCAAATGAATCTGTTTCAACCTTTTATGCGGGGTGAAAGCCGCGAAGTTCAAAAGGTCGTGGGTTCCGGACTGGGTTTAGCGTTATCACAACGTCTGGCTCGTTTGTCAGGTGGTGATTTGTGTTTGATCGAATCGATTGAGGGCAAAGGTTCGGTCTTTGAATATTCCGTCAGTGTGGGATCGGTCACACCACTAAAATTGATTGAAGCGGGTCAAGCCAGCCGCCTGGTCCAAGAGCGCAATCTGCCGGAAAATAAAAACTCCGAATATCTAAAAAGCCGACGCATTTTGGTGGTCGACGACTCAGAGGATTTGCGCAACCTGATGCATAGGTATTTACTTCGTCACGGGGCTCATGTGGATGTTTGTGACAACGGTCATGAGGCCATCGCACGTGCCCTTACTTCAGATGGTTACGACGCGATTTTGATGGACATTAAAATGCCAGGAATGAGCGGCCATGATGCCACTCGAGAGCTGCGTGGACGTGGTTACAACAGAACGATCATCGCCTTGACCGCTCAAGCCAGTGCTGAAGGTCAGCGTGACTGTTTGAATTCTGGTTTTGATGCTTATTTAAGTAAACCGGTGGATACATTTAAACTTGAAGAAGTCCTTACACAGGCACTTCTTCAAAAGGCTTAATGAGTCGGAGTGACTTTGCCGCCCGTGTATTTTTCGAGCTGTTGCATCCAGTAGTGAGTTTCGGCTCCCGATAACGAGAAATCCATCATCGAAAGTTTCATCGCCAAACCAAAGGCTTCGTTCAAAACGAAAGCCATCTGACGACGCTCGCCTTTGCGCGAATAGTTGTCGATTTTTTTAAGGCTTGTCATTAAGTGCAATGCTTTAAAGAAAACAGCAGCCTCTTGCTTAAAGATGCCCATTTCCTCGCGGATGAAATAAGCAAGTTTAGCATCGTCATAAACTTCTTCATGATTCCAAAGACCTTCGCCGTATTGTGCTTTCATGAAAGCAAACATGAATCCCGCAAACAGCTCTAAGGGATCCTGCTTATTGATGCCCACCTGAGTGATGCGCGCCAAATGCATTTCAAAAACTTCCATTTTAGAAGGGTCCATGAATACGGAGTGCAAGCCAGGCAGAATTTGTTCCAGGATGTGCAAATCAAAAAGTTCCATGAACGCTAAGTGCGGTTCATCTAAACGCAAGAATTTAAGCCATTCCTCGCGACGACGAGGTAAAACGGATTTTTTTAATTCAGAACTTGTTTCCGCAATTGCATGGCGCATGCTGGACTCAATCGAGAAATGCAGTTTGTGAGACAAGCGAATAGCGCGCAAAATACGAATCGGATCTTCGATGAAACGTTCCTTAGGATCGCCAATCATACGAAGAACGCGGTTTTCGATGTCTTGAATCCCGCCACAGAAATCGATGAGTTTATTTTGACCCGGATCATAGAAAACGGCGTTGGCTGTGAAGTCGCGACGTTTGGCGTCCTCTTCCACAGTTCCAAAATAGTTATCGCCTTCGATCGTTTCTTCTTCAGGAGTGGCAGCTAGCTCTTCGGCACTCACGTTACGGCGGAATGTCGCTACTTCGAATTGCAAATCACCACGTTTTACCAAAACAAGTTTGAAGCGACGGCCAATCACATAAGCGTTGGGCACTTTTTTACGAACTTGGTTTGGGTGAGCGCTGGTCGCGATATCGAAATCTTTCGGATGAATGCCTACCATAAGATCGCGCACGCAACCCCCAACAAGATAGGTTTCAAAACCAGAGTCTTGCAGGTTTTTGACAATTCTTAATGCGTAAGGATCAATCCAGTCTTCGTGAAGCTGGGGCTTTTTGGTGGAACTCATTGAGGCTGAAGTTACTCCTGTTCGGGCCAAAATTCAAACTTGAAATACCCCCGCAAGGAGAGCAGGATGAGTTTCGATATGGCATACTTGGATAACTTCAATCACCAGTTCTATGGTCCAGAAAATGGACGAAAATGGGTCTTTATTCATGGGCTTATGGGCTACGGTCAAAACTGGCGACGGATCATTTCCGGCCTCGAAGCCACGGAAAGATGCTTAGCCTATGATCAACGGGGCCACGGCAGATCTTTTCAGCCGGAAACGGGCTATGCCCCCGAGGATTATGCCAATGACCTAAAACAAATTGTTGATGAAATCGGGTGGGATAAAATCATCTTGGTCGGTCACTCAATGGGTGGCCGTAATGTATTGGCTTTTGCCTCTATGTATCCCGAATATGTTGAAAAGCTGATCGTCGAAGATATAGGCCCTGAAGCGAATCCAAAGGCGTACGAGTACTATGAGTATCTCTTGAATCTGGCGCCCACTCCCTTTGCGTCTCGTGACGAAGCTCGCAAATATTTCATGGAAGACTTTGTTAAAACGGCAAAGACCCGAGAAAAAGTCGAAGTTATGGCTCAATACTTCTATTCCAACATGGTGGAAAAACCAGACGGGACCGTTGATTGGCGTTTTTCAAAGCATGGTATCATTGAATCTGTGAAGGCTGGCCACACGCAGGAGCGTTGGGAACAGATTCGCGGCCTCAAAATGCCGACCCTTTGGATCCGCGGGGAGAAATCTCAAGAGCTAAAAGCTGATATTTATCAGCGAATATTGGCAGAGAACCCGATGATTAAGGGCGTCGAAATCCCAGGGGCTGGACATTGGGTCCACTCAGATCAGCCTCAAGCCTTTATCGAGGCCCTAAAAAGCTTTGTTGGTGACTTTTAGGCCACCGAAAAGTAGGTTTGGGCCATAAACCCGGAGTAGTAAAAGTTGAAATTCTCAGAGTTGAATTTAGATCCTGCCTTGATGACTGCCATCCAAAAAATTGGATACGAAGAATGCAGTCCAATTCAAGCGCAAGCCATGCCAATTATTCTGGATGGTAAAGACGTAGCCGGCCTCGCACAGACGGGCACAGGCAAAACAGCAGCTTTTGTTCTTCCTTTGATGGAGCGTATTTTGCGCGCTCGCCCAGCTCACGGTGAAATTACTGATGCTGAAAAAGAAATCAAAGAAAAACGCGCCTTCAAAGATTGGAAGCCACAAAACTTTATTTTAGTTTTGGTTCCAACTCGTGAATTGGCGGAACAAGTTCAAGACAATATCATCAAGTTCGGTGCTGACAGCGGCCTTCGTGGTTTCGCAATTTATGGCGGCACTGGATACGACAAACAAAAAGAGGCGTTGAAAAACGGTGTTGAATTCATCGTAGCAACCCCAGGTCGTTTGATTGATTTGTACAAAGAACACTTGGTTGATTTGAAGCAAGTTCGCGCCATCGTATTCGACGAAGCGGACCGCATGTTCGACATGGGCTTCAAAGACGACATGAAGTTCATCTTGCAAAGAGTGCCTCGTGAACGTCAGTTCCTAGTTTTCTCTGCAACATTGAACTTTGACGTATTGAACACGGCTTACCAATTTGGTTCCGAGCCGGTTGAAATCAACATCAGCCGGGACCAAGCTAAAGCTGAAAACGTGAAAGACCAAATCTTCCACGTGGGCAACGCTGAAAAACCTCAGCACCTTTTGTCTTTGCTTAAATTGCACAATCCAAAACAAGCGATCATCTTTACTAACTTCAAATTGAATGTGGAAAAGATCACGAAGTTTTTGGTGGATAACGATGTGCCTGCAATGGCGATTTCAAGTCTTTTGACTCAAGCTCAGCGCAATCGTGTGATCGAACAGTTCAAAGCTGAAAATCACCTGAATATCTTGGTGGCGACAGACGTTGCGGCTCGTGGTTTGGATATCAAGGGCGTTGACCTTGTTATCAACTACGAATTGCCAATGGACTCTGAATCTTACGTTCACCGCATTGGCCGTACGGGCCGTGCAGGGACAACAGGTCAGGCCTTTTCAATGGTGGGGGAAAAAGACATCGAGTCTTTGACTCGCATTGAAGATTATTTGAAGCACAAAATTGAAGTGGGTTACTTGGAAAACGAACAGTTGATCCAAGAGTTTAAACCATTCCCAGATCGTTTCGATGGTCACTATCCAAAATCAGTTGAGGGTGGTGAACGCGGCGAACGCGGTCCTCGTCGTGAGGGTGGTCGCCCAGGTGGCAACCGTGGTCCTCGTAAAGAGGGCGACCGTGGTCCCCGTCGTGAAGGTCGCGGCCCGCGCGGTGAAAACCGCAGTGGCGGTGACAACAGACCTCCACGCGAAGAGCGCAAAGGGGCTTCAGCGACGAAGTCAGATGGACCAAGTCCAAGACATGCAAAACGTCCCGAGCATGGAGCAGCGAAACCTCACGGCACGCATAAACGCGCCGACAATCGCCAAGGTGGACAAGGCCCTCACAAACGCCATGAGCCCCGTAAAGGCGCAAGTGCAGTTCGCAGACAGCCGGTTAAGAAACAAACTATCGGCAACAAGATCACCAGCTTTATCAAAAAGCTGTTCTCTTAAAAAACCAACCCCGGCGAGCACATCCCCGGGGTTTTTTATTTTCCATGATTGAATCTGTTAAATTACTAGTGTGACTGAAGGGATGGGCTCCCTTATCGTGGAGTCATGATCTTAGCGTTGTTTATCCTGCTGTTTTTTCAATTTTTGGGTGAGGGTTTAGTTCGTTACTTCAACCTATTCATCCCAGGCCCGGTGATGGGCATGGTTTTTTTCTTTGGGGCGTTGGTGTTCTTTCCGGTTTTGAAAAGTCGTACGGAAAGCCTAGGCATTTTTATCAGTCAGCATCTTTCGCTATTTTTTATCCCGGCGGGCGTGGGAATGATTGAGTACTTTGATCTGTTTGGACAGCATGGGGCGGCGATTGTTATCACCATTATCATCAGCACAACAATCACAATCGTGGCGACGGCTTTGATCTTTAATACGCTGTTGAAAGTGAAAGGTCACAAGGGGGAAGCTCATGATTGAGTTGTTCTCGTTGATCCTGACATTTGGGATGTATCTATTTGCCTTAAGAATCAGTGATAAGGGGAATAAGCATCCTTTGCTCAGTCCCGCATTGATTGGGATTCTGGGCGTGATGGTTGTGATCCTATTTATGGGCATTCCTTATCAGGAATACTTCCAAGGCGCGCGACCGATTCACTTTATGTTGGGTCCTGCAACTGTGTCATTTGCATTACCTCTGTATGCTCAGCTGGATCGTCTTAAAAAACTAATGGTTCCGCTAGTGATAGCTCTGGTGATTGGCTCATTGATCGGGATTTTAAGTGCCGTGATGATCGGAAAGGTCTTTGATCTTCCGCAGGAAGTTTTGATTTCCTTGTCACCGAAATCAGTGACGACACCCATTGCAATGGGCATTGCTGAAAAAATCGGCGGGACGGCATCGCTTGCGACAGTGTTTGTGATGATTACCGGATTATTCGGGGCGGCTGTTGCAACTGTCGTTTTGAATATGGTGAAAGTGCATGATCCCGCAGTTCGTGGATTTGCCTTAGGCTTGTCAGCGCACGGGCTGGGAACAGCCAGAGCATTTCAGGTAAATCAAGTTGCAGGAGCTTTTGCGGGACTTGCGATGGCGTTAAATGGTCTTATGACTGCCATCTTAATCCCACTGCTGATGGCACTTTTTAGTTAGTTGATGTTTCTGTCGTTTTTATTTTTTTAGACAGAAGAGAAACCAAAGACTTGTTATTCATTTCTTTGGAAAGATCTAGGGCAGTTTTGCCCTCTTTGTTTTTAATAGCGACGTCAGCGCCATTTTGTACAAGTAGTTTTGCAATATTCGTATAACCAGCACGAACGGATTCAATCAAAGCCGTGTTACCCAAAGCGTTTGTTTGGTTGATCACTTTTTTGTTCTTTTGAAGAATCATGCGCGTGGTTTTTTCGCTGCTTTTGGCAGCTGTGATTAACAACGTGTCTTTGTTGTCAGAAAGAACTGCGACGTCAACCTGAGCCCCAGCTGCAATTAGCATTTTAGCGGTGGCTTCTTGGTCATTTGAAACTGCCAAAGCCAACGCTGTATCACCGAACTTATTTCTTTGCTCTAAGTTCGCTTTTTTATCCAACAGTAGTTTTACGGCAGTGGTGTTCCCGTGCATCGCCGCTGTCATTAGCGGCGTCATGCTTTCATCGTCTCTCATGCCAGGGTCAAAGCTTGGTGTTTGGATGACATTCTTAACTTCGACGTTTTTTTGTAGCTCGATGGATTTGTTCAAATCGTCAATAGTGCTGCCTTTAGCGCGTACTGGGCCAAATACAGTGAAGATTGCAACCAAAACATAGAAAATCCAAATAGCTACATTAATCATTAAAAGCTCTCCAAGGTAAGCCCGTATTCCAAGACCAGAGCGGATTCTTTATCAAAGGGGAGGGCCGTGATTTCATTATAATCAAACTTTTTAGCGCCATTGTTGATGCCGAAAAGATTGCGGATTCGTTCTTTGATGGAGTTTGCAGCGGAGCCGTTTTCTCCGGAAGAATCTTTGTGCATCAAGATCACGAAATAAATTGTGCCGTTACCAGTTGAAACGGTTCCCGCTAGCGTTTTAGCTTTGTCAACGGTGCCGGTTTTACCGACCATGGCACTGTCCATCACTCCGCCGAATCTTCCCACTGTCGATTCAGAGTCTTTACCCGCCACGGCCATAACATCAGTTAATGACAAACCTTGATTTGCCAAGACTTCATTCAAGCGCACCAACACTTTGATCATGGCAGTGCAAGTGCCTTCGTTATAATCGTATTTCTTTTTAGAGATATAGTCAGCGTTGTTGCCTGAGCCCAAATTGAACTCAAGGTCGCGGTTATCCATCTTTAAGGCATTTTGCAGATATTGATTAAATGCCGGCGTATCACCTAAATTCCAATACAAGTGGTCTGCCACATAGTTATTGGATTTGTTGTTCATGCTTTTAAGAATTTTGTAAAGAGGAGCTGACTTATAAATGAAAGTTGCTGTGTTTGCAGTTTTCTTGAATTCTTCTTTAGGCAAATATCCCACTGTACCGAATTTGATGTTGGGCTTTGTTTCAGGAAGTTTGATCCCGATATCTTTAGAGATTTTACGTAAGTATCTGTAAGAGTTGTCCGCGATCGGAGTCATGAAACCGTTTTGCAGTTCATGCTGTACGTGCGCGACTTGTGAAGGAAGATCTGGATAGTATTTGGTGTCGCCCGCGATTGAAGAAGGCTCTTCCACGTTCCATTCCATTAAAACATTTTGGTCAAAGGAAAGTGTGTCGACCTGTTTGATGCCCATTTCTCTCATCGCAAGCTGTGCCAGAATAAAATATCCCACACTGCGACCGAACATAGGATCTTGACCACCTTCGAAATGGATATCGTAAGTGCCAACGGATTTCTTGGTAACGTGAATGCGAGTTGTGAACCGGTAGTTGGCACCTAGTGTTTCGATGGCCCACAAAGATGTGACGATTTTGGAAATGGAAGCTAATGGGAATTTGTCGTTTTTAGCGTCGTTGCCTTCGATCTTGCCGGAGTTAGCCTTCATTGTGCACGACGAGTTCAGATAGACTTTCGCGTAAGCAGACGTCGTGAAGGTCACGATCAACGCCATTAATGCCAGTTGTAATCTCAAGAATGACACCCTATTCCCCTTATCCCCTAGATGTAATTGAGCTGGTCTACTTAGCAATTCGGGTTCGGTTAATATACTTAAAATCCCTTAATCTAAAGCTCTAAATGGAGTCGCCGGAAACTTTTCGTGATCGCACGCAGGCGGCAGGAGTGTATTATTTTCCAAAGCTGCCAGGAAGGCCACTTTCAGAGGGAAAACGCGTGAAATTTAGGGGAGTTACCGAGGCAAGCTTTTTCGCGCGCAAAGGGCGGATTTGGTTTGAAGGAAGCTTAATGTCGCGCTGACTCAAATTACGCAATTAAAATTCAGTTTGGACAGAAGTGGGGAATAAAAAAGGGCTTCTTAATGAAGCCCTTCGGGTTGAGATTAAGGTTTTTTATTTCCGCCCGTCGAGTCCGTTACCAAGCGCAGATCGAATGAGCGATCATTGATCAAGTTTTGGATGTACAGCAATGATTGATACAGCTGTTGTTTTTCGAAGTTACCAAAGCGGAAGTTGATCGAATCAGATTTACGACCCGAGAATGTCATTTCGTACGTCACCAAATGTTCGAACTGAGAATCTGGAAGCAACGTCAGGATGAAATAAGCACCGTGATCACGCCACATCGCAATTTTCTGCAAATTTCTGAAAGCCTCATAACGGGCTTTATCCGTCATGGCATTCTGCAAAAGGTATGAGAAGTTCATAGCGATTTTTTCGATCTTGCCACGTTTCAATTGATCCAAAGTTTCGCCTTTAGAATCCAAATAATCTGTGAACATTCTTTGAACTTGCGACGTCGTATAGTTCGGCAGGGCCGCGTAAGCTTCAGGCATGATGCAAACCTGATGACGGAAGTAACCATTCACAATGTCGCCATCAGAGAAATCCCAGTGCTTCCAATCGATTTGACGATAAATCCACTCGGGCAAAACTTCCGCAGCGCGATTTTGCATTTTTCCGAAATCTTTTTTGGAAACGTTTCTCATACGTGCTTCGTAAAAGTGCGATGCCGTTACCAAAGTTCCGGGAGTCCAAGCTGGATTTGAATTAAAGATGATGTGATCACCTTCTGTGATTTTATTACCCCAGATGCCATAGAAGATTTTAGATTGAGCCGTCTTTTGGTATGTATCCAAGATGTATTGCTTTTCAACGTTGTTTGAATCGTAGTTTTGCAATTTATTTTGAGAATACAAAGTGTTCGCTTCCAGGCGTAACAAGCTCATAGAAAGCTTATAGCGAGACATAATGTCGATGGAAGTATTGGAGCCCTTGAACACGCGATCGATACGACGTTGTTCCGGTGGCAAGTTGTGATCTGCCATGTACATGTCTTCGATCTCTGACATATCCGTCAAAAGTTCGTTTTGTAATTCAGGGCGAGAAGCCGTCGGATCAATCACTTTCAAGTTTTTGAATTTCAATTTTTTAGACATGAAGTTGTTATAAGCTAACGCCGCATCTGGATTCTTCAAGTCGAATACGTAATCCAGCATGAAGACGTCATTTAACGACTTACCAAAGTTCAAAGACGCCGGTTTCAAGTCAACCCAACGCTCGAGCTTTCTGTCGATCACACGAAGACCAATAACTTTAAGTTTTCCAAGGTAATCAATAGAAGCACCGGCACCTGTTCCGCGGCTTCTCATGGTGATCAGCTTCACACGGATTTTATCGTTTTCCATACGGTACAAGTGAATCATGAAATCACCCGACATATAGATGTGAGTAGATCCACCCAACTCGATTGTTGGATTCAAATCTGTCGCTCCGCCAATTGAGAAAACGATATTTAATTTCCCTTGAAGAGCAACGAAGTCACCAATCTTCAACTTTTCCACAGCTTTTTGAGCTGTGAATGGAATGCGATTCAATGTGTAAGGCATCGCTTTGATAGAATCGCTTTGAGATTTGAACTGACGAGCAAAGTAAACTTCCGTGCCTTGTTCAACTTTGAATCCGAATGGCGTGATATCACCACTCATCAAATCGCCCACATCCACATTCGTCGTAAGGATATACTTGTCCAGGCGAGTGTAGTAACCATCCAGATAGGACGGTTCTGATTTCGCTTTGTATTTCAACGAAACGTTGAGTCCATCGATAAGATCACCGCTCAAACCAATTGTCGCGCCGATATCTTGTTTTGCGATTTGTTTGCGGATTTTTTCTAGAACTTTTGATGGTTCAAAAATGTCTAAGCCTGCGTGAGATTGAACGGGTACAGAAACAGAAAGAGTCAGTGCCAATACGGACAGAACTGACTTCCATGATGTCGTTTTCAAAGTTGCTTACTCCTGAATAGTTAGGACCCCAAGTCTATCCAGGTTTTGGCATATATCAAAATGCAGTGGGTCAAAATAGAGTATCGGCTCAACCTTGAGATTCCACGAAACGGGCAAACTTATTCACCCATTTTTCGTTCACGTTTACACAAGGAACCAAGTGATAGTCTTTGCCGCCGGCATGATGGAAAGTTTCTTCACCACCAATACCGATTTCCTCCAATGTCTCGATACAATCTGCGACGAACGAGGGACATAGAACGGCGATGCTCTTTTTATCAGCAAGTTTTGCGATAGTTTCTTCTGTCGAAGGTTTCAACCACTCAGCACGGCCCAATCGTGATTGATACGAGAGACTCCATTGATCTTTCGAAAGACCCATTTTTGCTGCCATCGATGTGGCCGTCGCCAGGCACTGGGCGCGGTAACATGGCTTATTGCAGGCATTGGGTTGGATACAGCAGTCGGCGGTGGTTAGGCACCCTTGGTTTACTTTCACGTGGCTTTCGGGCAAGCCATGAAAGGAGAACAGGTAGTGACTGACTTCCTTTCCTTTTAAAAACTCTTGGGCAATTTCCACACCCGGGTCCACAAACGAAGGATGTTGATAGAAATCGCGGATGCTTTTTACCTTGAAGTTCAGATGAAGCTTTTTGATCTGACGTTCAACCTCTCGCAGTGAAGATCCCGTTGTCGCATCAGCATATTGAGGATACATCGGAGCCAGTAAAACATGCTCGATTCCCGCCGCTGCAAACTCTTTTAATGCGGTTGGAATATCCGGATCGCTATAGCGCATACCCACTTTTACCAGATACTTGTCACCCAGTTCCTGTTGCAACATTTCTGCGAACTCCACCGTGTAAACAGTCAGCGGGGAGCCATTTTCCATCCAGATCTTCTTATAGTTTCCAGCAGAGATAGGCCCTCTCTTGGGAACGATCAAAAGATTTACTAACGGCCAACGTAAGATGAATGGCAGATTGATGACTTCCTTATCCATCAAGAAATGTGTCAGATACTTTTTAACATCTGGAACTTCGTAAGAGCGAGGACTCCCGATGTTGAGTAGTAATACGCCTGTTTTAGCCATGTTGACTCGCGATCTCTTCACTTAAACGTTCACTGCGTTCTAAAATTTTACTAAGGCCAATTCCAGACAAGTAATTCCCATGCAGGAATAAACCTTCTGGTAATTTCGCTTTTGCCAATTCATTTTGAACTTTCTCAAGTTCAA is a window of Bdellovibrio sp. SKB1291214 DNA encoding:
- a CDS encoding CidA/LrgA family protein translates to MILALFILLFFQFLGEGLVRYFNLFIPGPVMGMVFFFGALVFFPVLKSRTESLGIFISQHLSLFFIPAGVGMIEYFDLFGQHGAAIVITIIISTTITIVATALIFNTLLKVKGHKGEAHD
- a CDS encoding LrgB family protein, yielding MIELFSLILTFGMYLFALRISDKGNKHPLLSPALIGILGVMVVILFMGIPYQEYFQGARPIHFMLGPATVSFALPLYAQLDRLKKLMVPLVIALVIGSLIGILSAVMIGKVFDLPQEVLISLSPKSVTTPIAMGIAEKIGGTASLATVFVMITGLFGAAVATVVLNMVKVHDPAVRGFALGLSAHGLGTARAFQVNQVAGAFAGLAMALNGLMTAILIPLLMALFS
- a CDS encoding ankyrin repeat domain-containing protein gives rise to the protein MINVAIWIFYVLVAIFTVFGPVRAKGSTIDDLNKSIELQKNVEVKNVIQTPSFDPGMRDDESMTPLMTAAMHGNTTAVKLLLDKKANLEQRNKFGDTALALAVSNDQEATAKMLIAAGAQVDVAVLSDNKDTLLITAAKSSEKTTRMILQKNKKVINQTNALGNTALIESVRAGYTNIAKLLVQNGADVAIKNKEGKTALDLSKEMNNKSLVSLLSKKIKTTETSTN
- a CDS encoding D-alanyl-D-alanine carboxypeptidase, with translation MRLQLALMALIVTFTTSAYAKVYLNSSCTMKANSGKIEGNDAKNDKFPLASISKIVTSLWAIETLGANYRFTTRIHVTKKSVGTYDIHFEGGQDPMFGRSVGYFILAQLAMREMGIKQVDTLSFDQNVLMEWNVEEPSSIAGDTKYYPDLPSQVAHVQHELQNGFMTPIADNSYRYLRKISKDIGIKLPETKPNIKFGTVGYLPKEEFKKTANTATFIYKSAPLYKILKSMNNKSNNYVADHLYWNLGDTPAFNQYLQNALKMDNRDLEFNLGSGNNADYISKKKYDYNEGTCTAMIKVLVRLNEVLANQGLSLTDVMAVAGKDSESTVGRFGGVMDSAMVGKTGTVDKAKTLAGTVSTGNGTIYFVILMHKDSSGENGSAANSIKERIRNLFGINNGAKKFDYNEITALPFDKESALVLEYGLTLESF
- the hemH gene encoding ferrochelatase codes for the protein MAKTGVLLLNIGSPRSYEVPDVKKYLTHFLMDKEVINLPFILRWPLVNLLIVPKRGPISAGNYKKIWMENGSPLTVYTVEFAEMLQQELGDKYLVKVGMRYSDPDIPTALKEFAAAGIEHVLLAPMYPQYADATTGSSLREVERQIKKLHLNFKVKSIRDFYQHPSFVDPGVEIAQEFLKGKEVSHYLFSFHGLPESHVKVNQGCLTTADCCIQPNACNKPCYRAQCLATATSMAAKMGLSKDQWSLSYQSRLGRAEWLKPSTEETIAKLADKKSIAVLCPSFVADCIETLEEIGIGGEETFHHAGGKDYHLVPCVNVNEKWVNKFARFVESQG